A single Bifidobacterium asteroides DNA region contains:
- a CDS encoding DUF4125 family protein encodes MANDEQCQDEESLRERIVRHEWEQFQQVNNEGGPANCQGNWPMFHQMRLSQFLTWPHPLLTSYADDLDQADKAGRNLLTEKYGRMMESTAPDLYHSNIAPYLPKLGLDRQEQQERIIDRQVAWAKDFRERYPRLGQEMRVLRTSEDTPEATSFETYLRGELGTYSARTLDLYQSMVDQIEARGGNLTEETILATVQMNGFETLDEAEQAQD; translated from the coding sequence ATGGCAAACGACGAGCAATGTCAGGATGAGGAATCCCTGCGCGAGCGGATCGTCCGCCACGAATGGGAACAGTTCCAGCAGGTCAACAACGAGGGTGGCCCGGCCAACTGTCAGGGCAACTGGCCCATGTTTCACCAGATGCGCCTAAGCCAATTTCTGACATGGCCACATCCCCTGCTGACCAGCTATGCGGACGACCTGGATCAGGCCGACAAAGCGGGACGCAACCTGTTGACCGAGAAGTATGGGCGGATGATGGAGTCCACAGCCCCGGATCTGTACCACAGCAACATCGCCCCCTACCTGCCCAAGCTGGGCCTGGACCGTCAGGAACAGCAGGAGCGCATCATCGACAGGCAAGTGGCCTGGGCCAAGGACTTTCGCGAGCGCTACCCCCGTCTAGGCCAGGAGATGCGGGTCCTACGCACCAGCGAGGACACGCCGGAAGCCACCTCCTTTGAGACTTATCTGCGTGGCGAACTGGGCACCTATTCGGCCCGGACCCTGGACCTTTACCAGTCCATGGTGGACCAGATCGAGGCCCGGGGCGGCAATCTGACCGAGGAAACCATCCTGGCCACAGTGCAGATGAATGGATTTGAGACCCTGGACGAAGCCGAGCAGGCCCAGGACTGA
- a CDS encoding alpha/beta hydrolase family protein: MQKLKRAGFTAASFVVILLVMLLLGQAMTPDWRVEPYRDHLQVSTRSTAVASSLGTTTPEGTHQVREQKISITLDGGVHIQAIVREPSDRKGTGPACLFIHGAGTGKSSEVYGDLASAMASAGITTLVPDKRLDTYTTFHRDYQAMAADYGRSLDRLRSWPGVDPTKVGLYAESEGTWISSIMTAKDPSIAFSILTSPPVYPGRRQMAMAATNYLDLIGAPKGIRNVIPRLIGMDLSLLGLEYADFPSLPYLDQLRMPVMINFGTMDFSMPVEQGAQEIIRRTHASGNDNVTLRYYPTNHQIRTGSRLAKDGLPLEPRYTHNLEDWINAVALGTQADQWSTPMIAGSQPHQLNQVPDRTDSGLVSSLTALLTLMASGPVLLVAALITALIGALNSHLRARGNVRQRSGFSKGLAGRLWALGLLAAGLITALLAYAFTVVRQAFGLVHLSSMMTFSWFLLSGLCLMLILLLASTLASIFSRPDGKPAVVGAGHWLTLTLTLLGSLTILGSLIFWNILVF, encoded by the coding sequence GTGCAAAAGCTGAAACGGGCGGGCTTTACCGCCGCCTCCTTCGTAGTCATCCTGCTGGTCATGCTCCTTTTAGGCCAAGCCATGACGCCGGACTGGCGAGTGGAACCCTACCGTGACCATCTGCAGGTCTCGACCCGATCCACCGCAGTCGCCTCGAGCCTTGGAACCACGACCCCTGAGGGCACCCACCAAGTCAGGGAACAGAAAATCAGCATAACTCTGGATGGCGGAGTCCACATCCAGGCCATTGTCAGAGAGCCAAGCGACCGAAAGGGCACTGGACCAGCCTGTCTGTTCATCCACGGCGCCGGAACAGGCAAATCCTCCGAAGTATACGGCGACCTGGCTTCAGCTATGGCCTCGGCCGGCATTACCACCCTGGTGCCTGACAAGCGTTTGGACACCTACACCACCTTTCACCGTGATTATCAGGCCATGGCCGCCGACTATGGACGATCCCTTGACCGTCTACGCTCCTGGCCGGGTGTGGATCCAACCAAAGTAGGCCTGTACGCCGAGTCCGAGGGCACCTGGATATCGTCCATCATGACTGCCAAGGACCCCAGCATTGCCTTCTCCATCCTGACATCTCCTCCGGTTTACCCGGGACGGCGGCAGATGGCCATGGCGGCTACCAACTACTTGGATCTGATTGGCGCGCCCAAGGGAATCCGCAACGTTATACCCCGGCTCATAGGCATGGACCTGTCCCTGCTGGGCCTGGAGTACGCCGACTTCCCCTCTCTGCCTTATCTGGACCAGCTGCGCATGCCGGTCATGATCAACTTCGGCACCATGGACTTCTCCATGCCAGTCGAACAGGGGGCGCAGGAGATCATCCGCAGAACTCATGCAAGCGGCAACGACAACGTGACCCTGCGCTACTACCCCACCAACCATCAGATACGCACCGGCAGCCGGCTGGCCAAGGACGGGTTGCCTCTGGAACCCCGCTATACCCATAATCTGGAAGACTGGATCAACGCTGTAGCCTTGGGCACCCAGGCCGATCAATGGTCCACTCCCATGATTGCCGGCAGCCAGCCCCACCAGCTCAATCAAGTACCTGATCGTACTGATTCCGGATTGGTTTCCTCGCTGACCGCCCTGCTGACCTTGATGGCCAGTGGCCCCGTTCTGCTGGTTGCTGCCCTCATAACTGCCCTGATAGGAGCCTTGAACTCACATCTGCGGGCTCGAGGCAATGTCAGACAACGGTCCGGCTTCAGCAAAGGTCTGGCCGGACGGCTTTGGGCACTGGGACTGTTGGCCGCAGGACTGATAACCGCTCTGCTGGCCTATGCCTTCACTGTGGTCCGCCAGGCCTTCGGCCTGGTCCATCTGTCCTCGATGATGACATTCTCCTGGTTCCTACTATCAGGTCTCTGCCTGATGCTCATCCTGCTCTTGGCGAGCACCCTGGCCTCCATCTTCAGCCGGCCTGACGGCAAACCAGCTGTAGTTGGCGCTGGCCACTGGCTGACCCTGACCCTAACCCTGTTGGGGTCACTGACCATCCTTGGCAGCCTGATCTTCTGGAATATCTTGGTCTTTTGA